From Woronichinia naegeliana WA131, the proteins below share one genomic window:
- a CDS encoding IS1634 family transposase, which yields MTQLNVKNLDHLGIIAAVVDELGLVDYINEQLQENDRAKISAGLVVKAMILNGLGFINSPLYLFSRFFEDKPLEHLLGKGIKASDLNDDRLGRVLDLIFMAGISRLFVGICLKAVEIFKIMMASAHLDSSSISVEGEYKLSVEREDKEDQVIHITHGHSKDGRPDLKQFVLNLVYWGDGDIPAFLELGDGNQSDKKEFAEVLKRFNEQWQFDGLYIADSALYSADNLKKLTGIKWLYCVPKTIKSVQDLLTELASEQFITTD from the coding sequence ATGACCCAATTAAACGTTAAAAATCTCGACCATTTAGGAATAATCGCGGCCGTAGTTGATGAACTAGGTCTAGTGGATTATATCAATGAACAGTTACAAGAAAATGACCGTGCGAAAATCAGTGCGGGTCTGGTGGTTAAAGCCATGATTCTCAATGGCTTAGGATTTATTAATTCTCCCTTGTATTTATTCAGTCGTTTTTTTGAAGATAAACCCCTAGAACATCTCTTAGGAAAAGGAATAAAAGCCAGCGACCTGAATGATGACCGTCTGGGAAGAGTATTAGATTTAATTTTTATGGCTGGCATCAGTCGTTTATTTGTAGGAATTTGTCTAAAAGCAGTGGAAATCTTCAAAATAATGATGGCAAGCGCCCATCTAGACTCAAGTTCTATATCAGTAGAAGGGGAATATAAATTATCAGTAGAAAGAGAAGACAAAGAAGACCAAGTAATCCACATAACCCATGGTCATTCAAAAGATGGCCGACCCGACCTGAAGCAATTTGTCTTAAATTTAGTCTATTGGGGGGATGGGGACATACCCGCTTTTCTGGAATTAGGGGATGGCAATCAAAGTGACAAAAAAGAGTTTGCTGAAGTCTTGAAAAGGTTCAATGAACAGTGGCAATTCGATGGTTTATATATAGCGGATTCAGCTTTATACAGTGCAGATAACTTAAAAAAACTAACAGGAATAAAATGGTTATATTGTGTGCCGAAAACGATTAAGTCAGTGCAAGACTTGCTGACTGAATTAGCTTCAGAGCAATTTATTACAACGGATTGA
- a CDS encoding IS630 family transposase has protein sequence MIKLEFTEEDKRLLSYGRFNHPHPRVQLKMEVLWLKSQGLSHQKIAQFAGVSVNTVTSYIRDYQEGGIEKLKEIKFNRPKSELTEHQGTIEAYFESNPPATINEAVKRIEELTGIKRSPTQVRKFLKSIGMRCLKVGTIPSKADVEAQDSYREKELEPRLEEAKAGKRAVFFVDASHFVMGAFVNFIWCFKRIFIKSPSGRKRFNVLGALNAITHEVIMVTNSSYITGTQVCELLEKIAELGLLIPITLVLDNARYQKCRIVQELAELLGIELLYLPPYSPNLNLIERLWKFVKKKCLYAKYYEDFTQFSAAISGCLEDANVKYKEELDSLLTLRFQRFDKSQIMNV, from the coding sequence ATGATTAAGTTAGAATTTACGGAAGAAGACAAAAGACTGTTGTCTTACGGTCGGTTTAATCACCCGCATCCTAGAGTACAGCTAAAGATGGAAGTTTTATGGTTAAAAAGTCAGGGATTATCTCATCAAAAAATTGCTCAATTCGCAGGAGTTTCAGTAAATACGGTGACAAGCTATATCCGTGATTATCAAGAGGGCGGGATAGAAAAACTAAAAGAAATAAAATTTAATCGCCCGAAAAGTGAGTTAACAGAGCATCAAGGGACAATTGAGGCATATTTTGAGTCAAATCCACCAGCAACAATAAATGAAGCAGTAAAAAGAATAGAAGAATTAACGGGAATAAAAAGAAGTCCAACGCAAGTCAGAAAATTTTTAAAGTCAATAGGAATGAGGTGTCTAAAGGTGGGAACAATTCCATCAAAAGCAGATGTAGAAGCTCAGGATAGCTATAGAGAAAAAGAGCTAGAACCAAGGCTAGAAGAGGCAAAAGCAGGAAAAAGGGCAGTTTTCTTTGTAGATGCCTCTCATTTTGTAATGGGAGCATTTGTAAATTTTATATGGTGCTTCAAGAGGATTTTTATTAAGTCACCATCAGGGAGAAAACGTTTTAATGTGTTAGGAGCATTAAATGCAATTACCCATGAAGTAATTATGGTAACGAACAGTTCTTATATTACGGGAACTCAGGTTTGTGAACTCCTAGAAAAGATAGCAGAATTAGGACTATTAATACCGATTACGTTGGTATTAGACAATGCTCGTTATCAAAAATGCCGAATTGTGCAGGAGTTGGCAGAATTATTAGGAATAGAGTTACTGTACTTACCTCCTTATTCTCCTAACTTGAATTTAATTGAAAGACTGTGGAAGTTTGTGAAGAAGAAGTGTTTATATGCAAAATATTATGAAGATTTTACGCAGTTTTCTGCAGCAATTTCAGGATGTCTTGAAGATGCTAACGTAAAATATAAGGAGGAGCTTGATTCTTTGCTCACCTTACGATTTCAACGCTTTGATAAATCTCAGATTATGAACGTTTGA
- a CDS encoding ISNCY family transposase produces MSTDFAERKMEVNDLSFDGIVHCLNEVIGKIDDPRSVSNATKYSLREAILGAFAAFFMQNESFLEYQRQLNSRCGRDNAQSLFGLEKIPTVEQIRNIVDGVAASSLFPLFGLIYQALRSMGFLKAYEILRGNLLVAMDGTNYYSSEKVNCPCCSTKTSKQGKVTYFHQALLPVIVSPDHESVFSLPPEFITPQDGSEKQDCEQNAAKRWISNHASLFAGQKITLLGDDLYSRQPTCQHCLDHDFNFIFVCLPTSHPTLYEWLNYLEANGEVKTTQHRRWNGKYFEIWHCRYLNQIPLRDQQPALLVNWCELKIHRESDAQLLYHNSWITNHFLTPHIVLDVCRAGRTRWRTENENHNILKNRGYHLEHNFGHGKQHLASVLLTLNLLAFLLHTVLGLVDERYQRIRVQRGTRKGFFQDILSLTKYLFFESWHHLLDFMLDDSVSLAVSNSS; encoded by the coding sequence GTGTCTACTGATTTTGCAGAGAGAAAGATGGAAGTAAACGACCTAAGTTTTGACGGAATCGTTCACTGTTTAAACGAGGTCATTGGGAAGATAGATGACCCCCGTTCGGTTAGTAATGCAACGAAATATAGTCTAAGAGAGGCGATACTGGGGGCATTTGCCGCCTTTTTTATGCAAAATGAGTCATTTTTAGAGTACCAACGTCAGCTTAACAGCCGTTGTGGGCGAGATAATGCTCAGAGCTTGTTTGGACTAGAAAAAATACCAACAGTAGAACAGATTCGCAACATTGTGGATGGGGTAGCAGCGAGTAGTCTATTCCCTTTGTTTGGGTTAATTTACCAAGCATTGAGGAGCATGGGATTCTTGAAAGCCTATGAAATATTGAGGGGAAATCTTCTAGTAGCAATGGATGGGACAAATTACTACAGTTCGGAAAAAGTAAATTGTCCATGCTGTTCAACCAAAACGTCAAAACAGGGAAAAGTCACCTACTTCCATCAGGCATTATTGCCCGTGATTGTTTCCCCAGACCATGAATCAGTTTTTTCCTTACCCCCTGAATTTATTACCCCTCAAGACGGTTCTGAAAAGCAAGATTGTGAGCAAAATGCGGCGAAACGTTGGATAAGTAACCATGCTAGTTTGTTTGCGGGACAGAAGATAACTCTGCTAGGGGATGACTTGTACAGTCGTCAGCCCACTTGTCAGCACTGTCTCGACCACGATTTCAACTTTATCTTCGTCTGTTTACCGACTTCTCATCCCACACTCTATGAATGGTTAAACTATTTAGAAGCTAATGGAGAAGTCAAAACCACTCAACACCGACGTTGGAATGGGAAGTATTTCGAGATTTGGCACTGCCGTTATCTCAATCAGATTCCCCTGCGAGACCAACAGCCTGCTTTGTTGGTTAACTGGTGTGAGCTAAAAATCCACCGCGAATCCGATGCTCAACTTCTTTATCACAATAGTTGGATTACCAATCATTTTCTCACCCCTCACATCGTTCTTGATGTCTGTCGTGCTGGACGGACTCGTTGGCGTACTGAGAACGAGAATCACAATATTCTCAAAAATCGAGGCTATCACTTAGAGCATAATTTTGGGCATGGTAAACAACACCTCGCCTCTGTTTTGCTTACCCTGAATTTGCTGGCTTTTCTCTTGCACACGGTTTTAGGTTTGGTTGATGAACGTTACCAGAGAATTCGCGTCCAACGCGGCACTCGTAAGGGATTCTTTCAAGATATTCTCTCTTTGACCAAATATCTGTTCTTTGAAAGCTGGCATCATCTTTTAGATTTTATGCTTGATGACTCAGTTTCTCTCGCTGTCTCGAATTCTTCCTAG
- a CDS encoding ISKra4 family transposase, with the protein MNVEDKQKLDDHLKAIAEIMVRNTQKEDLKSFESIELAVREQMLTVVSPAIGRFFCETATGTKAGRERTVDSIIGKVKITEKQAKKLGLEKNKQVSPYLEKCCLNIVACESFERGEKTIKMTTGMSISKSSQHRLALGYEFQEAQGKGKIESLSIDGGTVRIRTSVGEESIWKNYKAVSLHGQVCAAFFQAQEELIAWTNNQPLARVVTCLGDGHDGIWNLIEKIRDKDERREVLDWYHLVENIHKVKVSKKVKRQIETYLWQGEQDSAIKELNGSKQKEAINFINYMKKHESRMPDYGLYQDLGICIGSGSVESKIKQIGKRIQIAGACWKSENVPQILRLRCAYLNEAIA; encoded by the coding sequence ATGAACGTTGAAGATAAGCAAAAATTAGACGACCATCTCAAAGCTATCGCAGAAATCATGGTCAGAAATACGCAAAAAGAAGACTTGAAAAGCTTTGAAAGTATAGAACTAGCGGTACGAGAGCAAATGTTGACGGTCGTAAGTCCAGCTATTGGCCGTTTTTTTTGTGAAACAGCAACAGGAACAAAAGCAGGAAGAGAAAGAACAGTGGACAGTATTATCGGAAAAGTAAAAATTACAGAAAAACAGGCGAAAAAGCTAGGGTTAGAAAAAAATAAACAAGTGAGTCCTTATTTAGAAAAATGCTGCTTAAATATTGTAGCCTGTGAGTCATTTGAGAGAGGAGAAAAAACAATCAAGATGACGACGGGAATGTCCATCTCAAAAAGCAGTCAACACCGATTAGCATTAGGGTATGAATTTCAAGAAGCTCAAGGTAAAGGGAAAATAGAAAGTCTAAGCATAGATGGCGGAACAGTAAGAATACGAACGAGCGTAGGCGAAGAAAGTATCTGGAAAAATTATAAAGCAGTAAGCTTACATGGTCAGGTATGTGCGGCATTTTTTCAAGCGCAGGAAGAATTAATCGCTTGGACAAATAATCAACCATTAGCGAGAGTAGTAACTTGCTTAGGAGATGGACATGATGGGATTTGGAATCTGATAGAAAAGATAAGGGATAAAGACGAAAGAAGGGAAGTATTGGATTGGTATCACTTGGTGGAAAATATCCATAAAGTGAAAGTTTCAAAAAAGGTAAAGAGGCAAATAGAGACGTACTTATGGCAAGGGGAGCAAGATTCAGCAATTAAAGAATTGAACGGTTCAAAACAAAAGGAAGCAATTAACTTCATCAATTATATGAAGAAACATGAAAGCAGAATGCCAGATTATGGACTCTATCAAGACTTAGGTATCTGCATTGGCTCAGGAAGTGTAGAGTCAAAAATCAAACAAATTGGCAAGAGAATACAAATAGCAGGGGCTTGTTGGAAGTCAGAAAACGTTCCTCAAATATTGAGATTACGCTGTGCTTATCTCAATGAAGCTATTGCCTGA